Proteins encoded together in one Leptidea sinapis chromosome 43, ilLepSina1.1, whole genome shotgun sequence window:
- the LOC126977028 gene encoding V-type proton ATPase 16 kDa proteolipid subunit c — protein MAETNPIYGPFFGVMGAASAIIFSALGAAYGTAKSGTGIAAMSVMRPELIMKSIIPVVMAGIIAIYGLVVAVLIAGSLESPATYTLFKGFIHLGAGLAVGFSGLAAGFAIGIVGDAGVRGTAQQPRLFVGMILILIFAEVLGLYGLIVAIYLYTKQ, from the exons ATGGCTGAAACAAACCCGATCTATGGACCTTTCTTTGGAGTTATGGGGGCGGCGTCTGCTATTATCTTTAGCG CGCTGGGAGCTGCCTATGGAACAGCCAAGTCAGGTACCGGTATTGCCGCCATGTCGGTAATGCGGCCTGAACTTATCATGAAGTCCATCATCCCTGTTGTCATGGCGGGTATCATTGCCATCTACGGGCTGGTTGTGGCTGTACTGATTGCTGGTTCACTTGAGTCTCCAGCCACCTATACTCTGTTTAA AGGATTCATCCACTTAGGAGCTGGTCTGGCAGTGGGTTTCTCGGGTCTTGCCGCCGGGTTCGCCATAGGCATTGTTGGTGATGCCGGTGTCCGTGGTACAGCACAACAGCCTAGGTTATTCGTAGGAATGATTCTTATCCTCATTTTCGCTGAAGTGTTGGGTCTATACGGTCTTATCGTTGCCATCTATCTATATACAAAACAGTAA